In one window of Pseudomonas putida DNA:
- the ihfB gene encoding integration host factor subunit beta, translating to MTKSELIERIVTHQGLLSSKDVELAIKTMLEQMSQCLATGDRIEIRGFGSFSLHYRAPRVGRNPKTGQSVELEGKFVPHFKPGKELRDRVNEDEREHP from the coding sequence ATGACGAAGTCGGAGCTGATCGAACGTATTGTCACCCATCAGGGGCTGCTCTCGTCCAAGGATGTGGAGTTGGCTATCAAGACCATGCTTGAGCAAATGTCGCAATGTTTGGCCACGGGAGATCGTATCGAGATCCGTGGATTTGGCAGTTTTTCCCTGCACTACCGTGCGCCGCGCGTAGGCCGCAATCCCAAGACGGGCCAGTCGGTGGAGCTCGAAGGCAAGTTCGTGCCGCATTTCAAGCCGGGTAAGGAGCTGCGAGATCGGGTCAATGAAGACGAGCGCGAACACCCTTGA
- the cmk gene encoding (d)CMP kinase, with protein MNSQAPVITIDGPSGSGKGTVAGLLARELGWRLLDSGALYRLLAFNASNHGVDLTNEELLKALAAHLDVQFIAAEPGKLQQIILEGEDVSNVIRTETVGAGASMVASLPAVREALLQRQRAFREAPGLIADGRDMGTVVFPDAPLKVFLTASAEERARRRYLQLKGKGEDVSLSSLLDEIRARDERDTQRAVAPLKPAADAIQLDSTELSIEQVLQRIRSELALRDLL; from the coding sequence GTGAATTCGCAGGCGCCGGTCATCACCATCGACGGGCCAAGCGGCTCGGGCAAGGGCACGGTCGCTGGCCTGCTGGCACGCGAGCTTGGCTGGCGGCTGCTGGATTCCGGAGCGTTGTATCGCCTGCTGGCGTTCAATGCCTCGAACCATGGCGTCGACCTGACCAACGAAGAGTTGCTCAAGGCGCTTGCCGCCCACCTGGACGTGCAGTTCATCGCTGCCGAGCCGGGCAAGCTGCAGCAGATCATTCTCGAAGGTGAGGATGTGAGCAATGTGATCCGTACCGAAACGGTAGGGGCGGGCGCCTCGATGGTCGCTTCTCTGCCAGCGGTGCGCGAGGCGCTGCTGCAGCGCCAGCGCGCCTTCCGCGAAGCGCCGGGTTTGATCGCCGACGGTCGTGACATGGGCACCGTGGTGTTTCCCGATGCGCCACTGAAGGTGTTTCTCACTGCCAGTGCCGAGGAACGCGCCCGCCGCCGTTACCTGCAGTTGAAGGGCAAAGGCGAAGATGTTAGTCTGTCGAGTCTGCTAGATGAGATTCGTGCGCGCGATGAGCGCGACACCCAGCGCGCAGTGGCCCCGCTCAAGCCGGCGGCCGATGCAATCCAGCTGGACTCTACCGAGTTGTCCATCGAGCAGGTGCTGCAACGGATCAGAAGCGAGCTCGCATTGCGCGACCTGCTCTGA
- a CDS encoding lipopolysaccharide assembly protein LapA domain-containing protein: MRNLRRALAVVFVLLLAAAVLFFVLENQQAVSLMFFGWSAPALPVAVPVMAALVVGLAIGPLLGAYGVQRSKRKIRASMRQAAPASN, translated from the coding sequence ATGCGTAACCTCAGGCGTGCGCTGGCAGTAGTATTCGTCCTGCTATTGGCAGCAGCAGTGCTGTTTTTTGTGCTGGAGAACCAGCAGGCTGTTTCGCTGATGTTCTTCGGTTGGTCGGCCCCGGCTTTGCCGGTGGCGGTGCCAGTGATGGCTGCCCTGGTGGTTGGCCTGGCTATTGGCCCCTTGCTGGGGGCTTATGGCGTTCAGCGCAGCAAGCGCAAGATCCGTGCATCGATGCGTCAGGCTGCACCCGCTAGTAATTAG
- a CDS encoding glycosyltransferase family 2 protein, which yields MLTVVIPSYNHADYIVESLRAALAIAVPGLKVLVVDDGSRDDSMSLVREFLKQQGLGENVTIVEKANGGLVSSLNESMKLIDTEFCWFVASDDILVPDGVAQAFAEIKSKENLGFLIGGGHYFDAEGVLGPIYNVRHDRFFSLNRGTRDREMFTHYPSPILLQSTIFRVEALRRIGGWDPALRLDDYPTFVKLLSVYGEAGRDFGFEPGIDCVRYRQHGTNSSKNLSAQLRMVRGALVALAPDNVRLEAVANAAAYYSLNALKHGRFSYFVDLFRECDFKEIVLSFLKMPIVAVQHVVGRK from the coding sequence ATGCTGACAGTGGTGATTCCGTCGTACAATCATGCCGACTATATTGTCGAGTCTTTGAGGGCGGCGCTGGCAATTGCAGTGCCAGGCTTGAAGGTTCTTGTTGTAGATGATGGCTCCAGAGATGACTCAATGTCCTTGGTCAGGGAGTTTCTGAAGCAGCAGGGTCTTGGTGAGAATGTCACTATTGTAGAAAAAGCGAATGGTGGCCTGGTGTCTTCGCTCAATGAGTCAATGAAGCTCATCGATACTGAGTTTTGTTGGTTTGTTGCTTCTGATGATATTTTGGTTCCCGACGGTGTTGCGCAAGCGTTTGCTGAAATCAAGTCGAAGGAGAACCTGGGCTTTTTAATTGGTGGTGGTCATTACTTCGATGCTGAAGGCGTTTTGGGCCCTATCTATAATGTTCGGCATGACAGGTTCTTTTCGCTGAATCGCGGCACGCGTGATCGGGAGATGTTTACGCACTATCCATCACCCATTTTATTGCAGTCGACTATTTTTAGAGTTGAAGCACTTAGACGTATTGGCGGCTGGGATCCAGCGTTGCGACTTGATGACTATCCGACCTTTGTAAAGCTGCTGAGTGTTTATGGCGAAGCAGGGCGAGACTTTGGGTTCGAACCGGGCATTGATTGTGTTCGCTACCGTCAACATGGCACGAATAGCTCAAAAAATTTGTCCGCGCAGCTAAGGATGGTGCGAGGCGCTCTTGTTGCGCTGGCGCCAGATAATGTTCGTCTTGAAGCAGTCGCTAATGCCGCCGCCTATTACTCGTTGAACGCGCTAAAACATGGACGATTTAGTTATTTTGTCGATTTATTCCGCGAGTGTGATTTCAAAGAGATCGTTTTGAGCTTTCTGAAAATGCCGATTGTTGCTGTGCAGCATGTAGTGGGTAGAAAATGA
- the rpsA gene encoding 30S ribosomal protein S1, with amino-acid sequence MSESFAELFEESLKTLNLQPGAIITGIVVDIDGDWVTVHAGLKSEGVIPLEQFYNEAGELTIKVGDEVHVALDAVEDGFGETKLSREKAKRAECWIVLEAAFAAEEVVKGVINGKVKGGFTVDVNGIRAFLPGSLVDVRPVRDTTHLEGKELEFKVIKLDQKRNNVVVSRRSVLEAENSAEREALLETLQEGQQVKGIVKNLTDYGAFVDLGGIDGLLHITDMAWKRIKHPSEIVNVGDEVDVRVLKFDRERNRVSLGLKQMGEDPWVAITSRYPEGTRVTARVTNLTDYGCFAELEEGVEGLVHVSEMDWTNKNIHPSKVVQVGDEVEVMVLDIDEERRRISLGIKQCKSNPWEDFSGQFNKGDKITGTIKSITDFGIFIGLDGGIDGLVHLSDISWNETGEEAVRRFKKGDELETVILSVDPERERISLGIKQLEDDPFSNFVAVNDKGAIVKGIVKEVDAKGAIVTLADDIEATLKASEISRDRVEDARNVLKEGEEIEAKIISVDRKSRVISLSIKSKDDAEEREAIQSLKNTAPEAAADTTMAALLREAMAKQN; translated from the coding sequence ATGAGCGAAAGCTTTGCAGAACTCTTTGAAGAAAGCCTGAAAACCCTCAATCTTCAGCCGGGCGCAATCATCACCGGTATCGTTGTCGACATCGACGGCGACTGGGTTACCGTTCACGCTGGTCTGAAGTCCGAGGGCGTCATCCCGCTCGAGCAGTTCTACAACGAAGCTGGCGAGCTGACCATCAAGGTCGGTGACGAAGTTCACGTTGCGCTGGACGCGGTCGAAGACGGCTTTGGCGAAACCAAGCTGTCCCGTGAAAAAGCCAAGCGCGCCGAGTGCTGGATTGTTCTGGAAGCTGCTTTCGCTGCCGAAGAAGTGGTCAAGGGCGTTATCAACGGTAAGGTTAAGGGCGGCTTCACTGTCGACGTTAACGGCATCCGTGCGTTCCTGCCGGGCTCCCTGGTTGATGTCCGCCCAGTGCGTGACACCACCCACCTGGAAGGCAAAGAGCTGGAATTCAAGGTCATCAAGCTGGACCAGAAGCGCAACAACGTTGTCGTTTCCCGTCGCAGCGTGCTGGAAGCCGAGAACAGCGCCGAGCGCGAAGCCCTGCTGGAAACCCTGCAGGAAGGCCAACAGGTCAAAGGTATCGTCAAGAACCTCACCGACTACGGTGCCTTCGTGGACCTGGGCGGCATCGACGGCCTGCTGCACATCACCGACATGGCCTGGAAGCGCATCAAGCACCCGTCGGAAATCGTCAACGTTGGTGACGAAGTCGACGTTCGCGTTCTGAAGTTCGACCGTGAGCGCAACCGCGTTTCGCTGGGTCTGAAGCAGATGGGCGAAGATCCGTGGGTTGCTATCACTTCCCGCTACCCAGAAGGTACTCGTGTTACCGCTCGCGTCACCAACCTGACCGACTACGGCTGCTTCGCCGAGCTGGAAGAGGGTGTCGAAGGCCTGGTACACGTTTCCGAAATGGACTGGACCAACAAGAACATCCACCCGTCGAAAGTCGTTCAGGTTGGCGACGAAGTGGAAGTCATGGTTCTGGACATCGACGAAGAGCGTCGTCGTATCTCCCTGGGTATCAAGCAGTGCAAATCCAACCCATGGGAAGACTTCTCCGGCCAGTTCAACAAGGGTGACAAGATCACCGGTACCATCAAGTCGATCACCGACTTCGGTATCTTCATCGGTCTGGACGGCGGCATCGATGGTCTGGTTCACCTGTCCGACATTTCCTGGAACGAAACCGGCGAAGAAGCCGTGCGTCGTTTCAAGAAGGGCGACGAGCTGGAAACCGTCATCCTGTCGGTTGACCCAGAGCGCGAGCGCATCTCCCTGGGCATCAAGCAGCTGGAAGACGATCCGTTCTCCAACTTCGTTGCTGTCAACGACAAGGGTGCAATCGTCAAGGGCATCGTGAAGGAAGTTGACGCCAAGGGCGCCATCGTCACTCTGGCCGACGACATCGAAGCTACTCTGAAAGCTTCCGAAATCAGCCGTGACCGCGTTGAAGACGCGCGTAACGTCCTGAAGGAAGGCGAAGAGATCGAAGCCAAGATCATCAGCGTTGACCGCAAGTCCCGCGTCATCAGCCTGTCCATCAAGTCGAAGGACGACGCTGAAGAGCGCGAAGCAATCCAGAGCCTGAAAAACACCGCTCCGGAAGCTGCTGCCGACACCACCATGGCTGCGCTGCTGCGCGAAGCAATGGCCAAGCAGAACTGA
- a CDS encoding DegT/DnrJ/EryC1/StrS family aminotransferase, translating to MIDFLSLKAVNHQYREALLKACADVIDSGWYINGGALKRFEANFANYSDVKFCIGVANGLDALTLTLKAWKLLGRLNDGDEVIVPGNTYIASVLAITESGLTPVLVEPDLATFNIEPEAIRAAVNPRTKVILPVHLYGRIAPMPAIRAIADEFGLLVLEDSAQAHGAATQGKRVGGWGDASGFSFYPGKNLGALGDGGAITTNDAELAEVLCALRNYGSHEKYKNIYVGVNSRLDEIQAAMLDVKLKHLDDEIARRRHIAKCYAQGIENSRIALPSHGEEGEHVWHLYVVRTAVRDALQAHLASKGVQTLVHYPIPPHKQQAYRHLNGLSLPVTEKIHEEVLSLPMDPTMTQEAIDHVIEACNSF from the coding sequence GTGATTGATTTTTTGAGCCTGAAAGCGGTCAATCATCAATATCGAGAAGCGTTGTTGAAAGCGTGCGCTGATGTTATTGATTCAGGCTGGTATATCAATGGCGGTGCATTGAAGCGCTTCGAGGCCAATTTTGCCAACTATAGCGACGTTAAATTTTGCATCGGCGTCGCGAATGGCCTTGATGCGCTGACGCTTACGCTCAAGGCGTGGAAGTTACTCGGGCGATTGAATGATGGCGATGAAGTCATTGTTCCAGGTAATACGTATATCGCGAGTGTGCTCGCCATCACTGAAAGTGGCCTGACCCCAGTGCTTGTCGAGCCCGATTTAGCGACGTTCAACATCGAGCCTGAAGCCATCCGTGCAGCCGTCAATCCACGTACCAAAGTGATTCTGCCTGTACACTTGTACGGCCGTATTGCGCCGATGCCGGCGATTCGGGCCATTGCTGACGAATTTGGTTTACTCGTTCTTGAGGATTCTGCGCAGGCTCACGGTGCTGCAACGCAGGGTAAGAGAGTCGGTGGCTGGGGTGACGCATCCGGCTTCAGTTTCTATCCAGGCAAGAACCTGGGCGCACTGGGCGACGGTGGTGCTATCACCACCAACGATGCGGAGCTGGCAGAAGTGCTGTGTGCTCTTCGCAATTATGGGTCGCACGAGAAGTACAAGAACATCTACGTCGGCGTTAACAGTCGTCTTGATGAAATCCAGGCGGCTATGCTGGATGTGAAGCTCAAGCATCTGGACGATGAGATTGCGCGTCGTCGCCATATTGCAAAGTGTTACGCTCAGGGTATCGAGAATTCGAGAATCGCTTTGCCGTCGCACGGTGAAGAGGGCGAACATGTCTGGCATCTCTATGTTGTGCGCACCGCAGTTCGCGACGCCCTGCAAGCCCATCTGGCATCAAAAGGGGTGCAGACGTTGGTGCACTACCCGATCCCGCCTCACAAGCAGCAAGCCTACAGACATCTGAATGGACTGAGCTTGCCCGTCACGGAGAAGATCCATGAGGAGGTCCTCAGCTTGCCGATGGATCCGACAATGACTCAGGAAGCGATCGACCACGTCATCGAGGCGTGTAACAGCTTCTAG
- a CDS encoding Wzz/FepE/Etk N-terminal domain-containing protein — MNIDSRGPHSSSSPEIDVFDLFRAVWRRRVFIAGLGLLFAAVGVALAYVIPPEYETSATLRPVELNQLDALNRSKIYSLPPDEALKRVGARLDSYSARLDYFRSRPDLVRVFTNEGQTIEQGFQDFNSTDLSVVQADPKKTDLLSNFIGLKMRYGKDIDGPAVLNAFVDYAVEQERVQLSRDVQVILSNRLAEVNAELNSAVSEYRTANDGRIARLEESDAIRRAQLNDELKALRVQLKMQRESRLAELDESIAIANSLGLKKPSTPSQMADEGVVGGNIIRTEVNGRPVPLYFMGTEVLEAERSTLRKRSSDDFVEPRIGQIRKELLLLSNNRNVEAIKARANDQDFLEGVEALRAERERLQAIDTQLKGLQLVSIDQRAVAATKPIKPRKALIVILAFIGGILLGVLIALMRAAFKGHLRRIRVLEIGGVVASGGPGGLSRQVGVLSPEVQIRAGKE, encoded by the coding sequence GTGAACATCGATTCTCGCGGTCCCCACAGCTCTAGTTCTCCTGAAATAGACGTTTTTGACCTTTTTCGAGCAGTCTGGCGCCGGCGTGTTTTCATCGCTGGCCTGGGTTTGCTTTTCGCGGCGGTCGGTGTCGCCCTGGCCTACGTCATCCCTCCTGAATATGAGACATCAGCTACTTTGCGCCCCGTTGAGCTCAATCAACTGGATGCATTGAATCGCTCTAAAATCTACAGCCTGCCTCCTGATGAAGCGCTGAAGCGAGTGGGCGCGAGGCTGGATTCCTATAGCGCACGGTTGGATTATTTTCGCTCCAGGCCAGACCTTGTGCGAGTCTTCACCAATGAGGGGCAAACGATTGAGCAAGGCTTTCAGGACTTCAACAGCACCGACCTAAGTGTCGTCCAGGCTGACCCGAAAAAAACCGATTTGCTGAGCAATTTTATCGGTTTGAAGATGCGTTATGGAAAGGATATCGATGGCCCGGCCGTTCTCAATGCCTTTGTGGATTATGCCGTGGAGCAAGAGCGGGTTCAGTTGTCACGGGATGTGCAGGTCATTTTGTCCAATCGCCTGGCTGAGGTGAATGCCGAGCTAAACTCGGCGGTCTCCGAGTACCGAACTGCCAACGATGGGCGTATCGCTCGTCTGGAAGAAAGTGATGCCATCAGGCGTGCACAGTTGAACGATGAGCTCAAGGCGCTGCGCGTACAGCTGAAAATGCAGCGTGAATCGCGTTTGGCTGAACTGGATGAGTCTATCGCTATTGCCAACAGTCTGGGCCTGAAAAAGCCATCCACTCCCTCCCAGATGGCTGATGAAGGTGTGGTTGGTGGCAACATTATTCGCACCGAAGTGAATGGCCGACCGGTGCCGCTGTATTTCATGGGTACCGAGGTGCTCGAGGCTGAGCGCAGTACGCTGCGCAAGCGTTCCTCTGATGACTTTGTCGAGCCGAGAATCGGTCAAATTCGCAAAGAGCTACTGCTACTTTCCAATAACCGTAATGTCGAAGCAATCAAAGCCCGTGCCAATGATCAGGATTTCCTGGAGGGCGTAGAAGCGTTGCGGGCCGAGCGGGAGCGCTTGCAAGCCATTGATACGCAGTTGAAGGGTTTGCAATTGGTAAGCATCGATCAGCGCGCAGTGGCGGCTACCAAGCCGATCAAGCCGCGCAAGGCGTTGATTGTTATCCTGGCGTTTATTGGCGGTATATTGCTTGGTGTGTTGATTGCGCTGATGCGAGCTGCTTTCAAGGGTCATCTACGGCGGATACGCGTCTTGGAAATAGGTGGTGTGGTGGCGTCTGGTGGGCCGGGGGGGCTCTCGCGCCAAGTCGGCGTGTTGTCGCCAGAAGTACAGATCAGAGCGGGCAAGGAGTGA
- a CDS encoding acyltransferase encodes MTSIHRLSDVQTDDVGEGTRIWQYAVVLHGAQIGRSCNLCAHTFIEGGVVVGDNVTIKCGVYLWDGVRVENNVFIGPNATFTNDREPRSKQYPDVYAKTLLKEGCSIGANATLLPGITIGKHAMVGAGAVVTKDVPDYAVVVGNPAKVIRELERD; translated from the coding sequence ATGACCAGCATTCACAGATTATCTGATGTTCAAACAGATGATGTTGGTGAGGGGACTAGGATCTGGCAGTACGCCGTGGTGCTGCACGGCGCGCAAATCGGCAGGAGCTGTAATCTCTGTGCGCACACTTTTATCGAAGGTGGCGTTGTCGTGGGTGACAATGTAACCATCAAATGTGGTGTGTACCTTTGGGACGGTGTCAGAGTGGAGAATAATGTCTTCATTGGTCCCAATGCTACGTTTACAAATGACAGGGAGCCTCGCTCCAAGCAGTACCCGGACGTGTATGCAAAAACGTTGCTGAAAGAAGGCTGTAGTATAGGCGCCAATGCGACGCTGCTGCCGGGTATTACGATCGGTAAGCACGCCATGGTGGGTGCTGGTGCCGTTGTGACGAAAGATGTGCCTGACTACGCTGTCGTAGTCGGTAATCCTGCCAAAGTAATCAGGGAGTTGGAACGTGATTGA
- a CDS encoding sugar 3,4-ketoisomerase: MAPGFAKAEHTNYLIPGKVDIVELESHSDDRGSLIGIEKDLNIPFSIRRVYYIFGTQQDVSRGFHAHRDLQQLIVCVSGSCRMVLDDGRERVEHVIDRPNKAIFVRNMVWREMHDFSEDCVLMVVASEVYDERDYIRDYQDFKRLIGNDQHSQII; encoded by the coding sequence ATGGCACCTGGTTTCGCCAAGGCCGAGCATACGAATTATCTGATCCCCGGTAAGGTCGATATTGTCGAACTGGAATCGCACAGTGATGACCGTGGTAGTTTGATTGGTATTGAGAAGGACCTCAATATTCCGTTCTCGATTAGGCGTGTCTATTATATTTTTGGTACCCAGCAGGATGTCAGTAGGGGCTTCCACGCACATCGTGATTTGCAACAGCTGATTGTTTGTGTCTCTGGTAGTTGCCGGATGGTGCTGGATGATGGTCGTGAACGCGTCGAGCATGTTATCGACAGGCCAAACAAAGCCATTTTCGTTCGTAATATGGTCTGGCGCGAGATGCACGATTTCAGTGAGGACTGCGTGCTGATGGTAGTGGCAAGTGAAGTGTATGACGAGCGCGACTATATTCGTGATTATCAGGATTTCAAGAGGCTGATTGGCAATGACCAGCATTCACAGATTATCTGA
- a CDS encoding O-antigen translocase, protein MNLIKTSVLNGIAVVMKMLALLGINKMLALYVGPAGYAAFGQFQNVVALITTLIGGAFNTGVTKYTAEYADDAKSRIAVWRTAGTLSVVVSLIIACLLFLFRERLAARFLNDSGLSDVFTWFAVGLVFLILNTFLLAVLNGLKEIGKYVVCNIAGSVLSVLITAILVHFYGLKGALVALATYQSIAFFSTLIVCHRLEFFSFFMLFGQLDKSVVRNLLKYAVMAIVSASCLPVTQMLIRSEIGQTLGWHAAGYWEAMWRLSSAYLMMATTTLSIYFLPRLSELKTYPELMAEIGFGYRVILPLTVLAAVVIYVLREPVVLFLFSADFAPVTDLFAWQLVGDSLKIGSWIIAYVMLGKAMFKAFVFTEIIGSFLFYVLAVFLIRAVGLEGVVMAYAINYAIYWVLVWIVIRRSLRTMRHPAELV, encoded by the coding sequence ATGAATCTCATCAAAACTAGCGTGCTCAACGGTATTGCGGTCGTCATGAAGATGCTGGCGCTGCTTGGTATCAATAAAATGCTCGCGTTGTACGTCGGTCCGGCAGGGTATGCGGCGTTCGGTCAGTTTCAGAATGTTGTTGCATTGATCACTACGCTGATTGGGGGCGCTTTCAATACGGGCGTTACCAAGTACACGGCGGAATACGCAGATGATGCCAAGAGCCGGATTGCGGTGTGGCGCACAGCTGGCACCCTGAGCGTCGTGGTTAGCTTGATTATCGCCTGTCTATTGTTTTTATTTAGGGAGAGGCTCGCTGCAAGGTTTTTGAATGATAGCGGTCTTTCTGATGTATTTACCTGGTTTGCAGTGGGCTTGGTTTTTCTTATTTTAAATACCTTTCTCCTGGCAGTGCTGAATGGCCTTAAGGAGATTGGTAAGTATGTTGTCTGCAATATTGCAGGTAGTGTACTTTCCGTGTTGATCACCGCTATTTTGGTCCATTTTTATGGGTTGAAAGGAGCACTTGTTGCGCTAGCAACCTATCAGTCTATTGCCTTCTTCTCCACGCTGATCGTTTGTCATCGCTTGGAGTTTTTTAGCTTTTTCATGCTCTTTGGTCAGTTGGATAAGAGCGTCGTAAGGAATCTGCTAAAATATGCAGTCATGGCTATTGTTTCAGCGTCTTGCCTTCCGGTCACTCAGATGTTGATCCGGAGCGAGATCGGGCAGACGCTGGGATGGCATGCGGCGGGATACTGGGAAGCCATGTGGCGATTGAGTTCTGCCTATCTGATGATGGCGACCACGACGTTGTCGATTTACTTCCTGCCACGACTATCGGAGCTTAAAACGTATCCGGAACTGATGGCAGAAATCGGCTTTGGGTATCGAGTTATCTTGCCATTGACGGTCCTCGCTGCGGTGGTGATTTATGTCTTGAGAGAGCCTGTCGTACTGTTTTTGTTCAGTGCTGACTTTGCACCTGTCACTGACTTGTTTGCTTGGCAATTGGTCGGTGATTCACTCAAGATCGGCAGTTGGATTATTGCCTATGTGATGTTGGGTAAAGCGATGTTCAAGGCCTTTGTTTTTACTGAAATAATTGGATCGTTTTTGTTTTATGTATTGGCAGTTTTTTTGATTAGGGCTGTAGGCCTCGAGGGCGTAGTTATGGCCTATGCCATCAATTATGCTATTTACTGGGTCCTTGTGTGGATAGTGATTCGTAGGAGTTTGCGGACGATGAGACATCCGGCCGAGCTCGTTTAA
- a CDS encoding LPS O-antigen chain length determinant protein WzzB — protein MRNERERLSGDDEIDLLELVQGVWRQKFWGGIVAAAVIGLAMIYVVLASPVYEAKLYIRPPAQNDVAQLNFGRGEGTGLQPLSAKDVYSVYLRALQSEAVREKFFRGAFLSTLSEEDRKGSRDALFAQFNSMLTVAQAARDMPDRFVITADVEDPQLAANWVSSYAEMAADRAKDELLGGTRSDISIMADNLEQQIQASRASAFNQRTDQIAKLNEALRVAKSIGLEKPPIISSALSNEVSAGMGGSLIYMRGSRALEAEIANLESRASDDPYIPGLREKQERLIFMRNLKIDPALVAMYQQDGPVFQPDKPIKPRKAIIMALGVFAGLAMGVLVALGRDQWLRRRASD, from the coding sequence ATGCGCAATGAACGCGAGCGCCTGAGTGGTGATGATGAGATTGATTTGCTTGAGCTTGTGCAGGGGGTCTGGCGGCAGAAATTCTGGGGGGGGATAGTCGCGGCAGCGGTGATTGGCCTGGCCATGATTTATGTGGTGCTCGCTTCGCCGGTCTATGAGGCAAAGCTCTACATTCGGCCTCCAGCACAGAATGATGTGGCGCAGCTCAATTTTGGTCGTGGTGAGGGTACGGGGCTCCAGCCGCTTAGCGCCAAAGACGTCTATAGCGTTTACCTGAGAGCGCTGCAGTCTGAAGCGGTGCGTGAGAAGTTCTTCCGTGGGGCCTTTCTTTCAACGCTGAGCGAAGAGGATAGGAAGGGCTCGCGTGATGCGCTGTTTGCCCAATTCAATAGCATGCTGACGGTGGCCCAGGCGGCGAGGGACATGCCTGATCGCTTTGTTATCACTGCGGACGTCGAAGATCCGCAACTCGCTGCCAACTGGGTGTCCAGCTATGCCGAAATGGCTGCGGACCGAGCGAAAGATGAGCTGCTTGGCGGTACCCGTAGCGACATTTCAATCATGGCGGATAACCTGGAGCAGCAGATACAGGCTTCGCGAGCCAGCGCGTTTAATCAGCGTACAGATCAGATCGCCAAGCTCAATGAGGCGTTGCGAGTGGCAAAGTCCATCGGTCTGGAGAAACCGCCGATCATTTCGAGTGCATTATCCAACGAGGTGTCTGCTGGCATGGGTGGCTCTCTGATCTACATGCGCGGCTCCCGAGCGCTGGAGGCAGAGATCGCCAACCTTGAGTCTCGTGCGTCGGATGATCCCTACATCCCGGGGTTGCGCGAGAAACAGGAAAGGCTGATCTTCATGCGTAATCTCAAGATCGACCCAGCGCTGGTCGCAATGTACCAGCAGGACGGGCCAGTCTTTCAGCCCGACAAGCCGATAAAGCCGCGTAAGGCAATCATCATGGCACTGGGGGTATTCGCGGGTCTGGCTATGGGTGTGCTCGTAGCGTTGGGGCGTGATCAGTGGTTGAGGCGAAGGGCGAGCGATTAA